The following proteins are co-located in the Flectobacillus major DSM 103 genome:
- a CDS encoding N-acetylglucosamine kinase, with amino-acid sequence MILIADSGSTKTDWRTISSDGQIAQFKTIGFNPYYQDTTSIADELRSTLAPKITNTITAIHFYGTGVTNLEKGQIIKDALALVFPAATDIQVNNDMLAAARALAGQDTGIVCILGTGSNSCFYDGYQIAHQIPPLGFWLGDEGSGGYLGKQLMLSYLHKEMPQELREKFEKRFGAKDRLEILDNAYHKPFPNRYFASFSKFLFDNRSHPFAYLLVYQSFEAFFDKYLLKYTDCQQYKIHFTGSVAFYYSDILRRVATEKGCTVGIIMESPIAGLTLFHQSVQSIQ; translated from the coding sequence GGAGAACAATCTCTTCGGACGGCCAGATAGCCCAGTTTAAAACCATCGGTTTTAATCCTTATTACCAAGACACAACGTCGATTGCCGACGAGCTTCGCTCAACGCTTGCACCTAAAATTACCAATACAATTACGGCCATTCATTTTTATGGTACAGGGGTTACCAATCTTGAAAAAGGGCAAATCATCAAAGATGCTCTAGCACTTGTATTTCCAGCAGCAACTGATATTCAGGTAAACAACGATATGTTAGCGGCAGCACGAGCTTTGGCTGGCCAAGATACTGGCATTGTATGTATTTTGGGAACAGGTTCAAATTCGTGCTTTTATGATGGCTACCAAATTGCTCATCAAATTCCGCCACTGGGTTTTTGGCTTGGCGACGAAGGTAGTGGTGGGTATCTTGGCAAACAATTGATGTTAAGTTATCTTCATAAAGAAATGCCACAAGAACTAAGAGAAAAATTTGAGAAGCGATTTGGTGCCAAAGACCGCCTCGAAATTCTGGATAATGCTTATCACAAACCGTTTCCAAATCGTTATTTTGCTTCATTCTCAAAATTTCTTTTCGACAATCGCTCACATCCATTTGCTTATTTGTTGGTATATCAATCTTTTGAAGCATTTTTCGATAAGTATTTGCTAAAATATACTGACTGTCAGCAATATAAAATTCATTTTACAGGCTCTGTGGCCTTTTATTATTCCGATATTTTGAGGCGTGTAGCTACCGAAAAAGGCTGTACAGTAGGAATTATTATGGAAAGCCCAATTGCAGGCTTAACCCTTTTCCATCAATCTGTTCAAAGCATACAATAG